The Syngnathus acus chromosome 2, fSynAcu1.2, whole genome shotgun sequence genomic interval CCAGTGGCCAAAAGAATCACTGAATTCAATACAAATagaataatttcttttttatccaGTATCATACTATAACGTACTATGTCAAAAGTTTCCGATCATAAATTGCGCGAGGAGGGAGGGTCGTCCCTCCACTTGTGTTCACATCaatggaggaggagatggGAGGAGTCACTTGTTGGGGGGTCATCTTTTGCTTGAAATGGAGTGAAATGATGAGCGGCCCACCCCTTCATCTGACGCTCTCCTTTTCATTGACTCGCTCTCCTGCATCACACTGGAGACCCCGTGGAGCGGATCTTTTTGCCTCTATAAAGACGAGCACCCGCTCAGCCTCGTCAGGAGTTGATGGCGACGATTTCAAGCGGACCGCCCCTGCACGTACGTCCCACGCTGTGGAGCACCGCGACCACCTTTCGCCAGCGTGGACTTTGTTTTTGAATGCGGCGGGATTGTCCCGGTGCGGTTCTCCCGGGAGTGCGCAGGAGCCGCGCGCGTAAAAGCCTCACTTTGGTCCACTTTGCAGCCTCGCGTGGGCGTTTGCGTTACACTTGCGTGGTGGAGAAGACGCGACGCGAGGACACATGGCTGCGCTCACCATACAAAGGACTGACAACTTTTTGCATACCTTTTTGCAGGTTTGTTGCCGACACGTGACTCTGCACTTTCATGTTTCAGCGTCGAAGACAGGAGGACTTGCGTCACTTCTTTTTATAGAATAGACAATTCTTCCtgtgaacaaaaataaaagtgcagTCACGCTCCGATTAGCAGCTTTATATTTAATGGATTGTGTTTGACTAACTTCGGGATGAAGTTAATTTTAGTGATGATTTGATTTCCTTACACCGTTGTAAATTGTTGGATTGATAAATTCGATTTGATATTTTGGAGTTGATTTTAACATTGACAGGATTGGAGTGGTCGTGTTGAATcaagcaaatattttgtaGTAGCAGTAAGATGATACATTGTGcacatttcacaatttaaaatcaattaaagTCAAATTACTTGTTAggtgatggtgtgtgtgtgttgaatttactcaatttcattttggcaAGTGgttgcatgaaataaaataatttatatgtATTTGGATCCGGATGCTTTTATTTCATGCGACCACttggcaaaataaaattgcgtAAATTcaacaaactatttttttcactGAACAACAAGATCGACTGATTTTAAATGATGAGAGGTGCTCAATGAGCTACTACAATAACTACAAATAACAGAATATTTGCTTTGCGCTGACTCataaaattcaatttaatcAAAGCTCAGTTTAAGTGTGCTTTTGTATTcacggccattttggttttgcCCCCAAAACAGGACCGCACGCCCAGCTCGTCTCCGGAGGGCCCTCCCGGCGCCCTGTCCTTCCTGGCCACCACCTGCAGCCAGGCCTGGCAGGTGGGCAGTAGCACAGGCTCGGAAGGCTCCCAGTTCCCCTACGAGGCCAGCGTCAGCTCCGCTTCCGGCATGTTCCAGCTGTGGAGCAACGACATGGCGCCCGGCACGGCCCTCGGCACGCACCAAATGACCTTCACCGTGCCCAAGGTGCAGTTTCCGGGACACGTGCAGTCCGGCCTGAGCCACCACccgcaccaccaccaccaccatcatcatcatcatccgcACCACGAGCTTCCTCTCACCCCTCCGGCCGAGCCCGCTTCAGCTTACTCGTTCGAACTCTCCCCCGTTAAAGTGCAGGCCAACGGCGCCTACTACCCGCAACACAGCGGCGTGGGACAGAACTTCCCCGGCTTCCTCCAGAACTCCTCGGCCAGGCATCACGGTGAAGAAGGCCAGCAATGGTGGAGCCTTCCCCAAAGCAACGCCCCGCCCTCCAACCACCCCTTCACTCTGGGCAGGCAGCTGGTGTTGGGCCACCAGCCGCAGATCGCCGCTCTCCTCCAGGGGACCTCCAAGGGCCTGCTCAGCTCCACGCGCCGCTGCAGGCGCTGCAAGTGCCCCAACTGCCaagccggcggcggcggtggtgcCGGCTTGGAGTTTGGCAAGAAGAGACTGCACATCTGCCACATTCCCGAGTGCGGTAAAGTGTACAAGAAGACCTCGCACCTGAAGGCCCACCTGCGCTGGCACGCCGGCGAGAGGCCCTTCATCTGCAACTGGCTCTTCTGCGGTAAAAGCTTCACGCGCTCCGACGAGCTGCAGCGGCACCTGCGCACGCACACCGGCGAGAAACGTTTCGGCTGCCAGCAGTGCGGCAAGAGGTTCATGAGGAGCGACCACCTCTCCAAGCACGTCAAGACCCACCAGAGCAGGAAGAGCCGCTCCGGTCAGCCGACGCACGCCGCCGACCCTCTGCTGGCCAACATCAAGAGAGAGTAACGGCCGCCGTCCGGAAGCTCCCGATCCAAACTTTGCACACCGGCCGGGGCGAGTGGCGAGCTATCCGAACGTCTTGAGCaggccagcaaaaaaaaaaaaaaaaaaaacgcttcaCAGGTTCTCAATTTTAGAAAGCGGTTCTCTTGTTAGATTTCAATGAGGAACATGACCTCGCCTTTGTGCAATTAAAGGTAAGCCATACGAGAAAGCTCGGGATGAATGATGAAGAATGATGAGATGCTGAATTGAAGAatggagaaaaatgttttgggagaggaacaacttgaaaaaaatcaatcattgACATTTATGGCAACAaagcaagttttttttggggttgctcCAAAACAATTTCCCGAGTTGATTTGACTTCAATCTTAAAGTCGGGCAGCAATACGAggaatgtttaatttttttgttgaaaatacGGGAAAGCCAAACTTCAAATATTTCCTTCAATTGCCCAACGTtaatttttgaaatgttgactttacccaacttttgtttttttccccttcagtacaaatattttaatttgtttgccTCAccttaatattttaaaacactttCCCAAAGTGTATGCGTAACATTCCAATGTGACTGTAATTATGTATAAATGCAAACTGTTACTTGGTTAATGGCCGCATGTGAAATTTAATAAACAATTGAAACGAGGCGCACTTCTTTAATGTTACTTTCTCGCCCCTTCACAAGTGCAAATGCGCATAAAAATGggctgatttattttatttatttatctagcTCATTCCCTAAATGGGGACCCCTCCCCTGCAGAGCTCCCAAAAGCCCTAACATTTGATGTACATGCAAATGATGATTTGATCCCCTACGGAATAATAAAGCTGCCCCGTTGTGCCGCCGGCGTGAAGGAAGCCCAAGACGGTTGTTCAAAGCACTAAATTGTCATCCCGTGGTCGCTCGCTCGCGCCTTCTGCAAGCAAGTTCACAGTCGTGTGGCCTTTTAGAGTTTGATTGAAGATTGAGTCAACAGATGCCacagagggagggaaggagggcaCTGGCTAGGAA includes:
- the sp5l gene encoding sp5 transcription factor-like — translated: MAALTIQRTDNFLHTFLQDRTPSSSPEGPPGALSFLATTCSQAWQVGSSTGSEGSQFPYEASVSSASGMFQLWSNDMAPGTALGTHQMTFTVPKVQFPGHVQSGLSHHPHHHHHHHHHHPHHELPLTPPAEPASAYSFELSPVKVQANGAYYPQHSGVGQNFPGFLQNSSARHHGEEGQQWWSLPQSNAPPSNHPFTLGRQLVLGHQPQIAALLQGTSKGLLSSTRRCRRCKCPNCQAGGGGGAGLEFGKKRLHICHIPECGKVYKKTSHLKAHLRWHAGERPFICNWLFCGKSFTRSDELQRHLRTHTGEKRFGCQQCGKRFMRSDHLSKHVKTHQSRKSRSGQPTHAADPLLANIKRE